The proteins below come from a single Tachypleus tridentatus isolate NWPU-2018 chromosome 13, ASM421037v1, whole genome shotgun sequence genomic window:
- the LOC143237390 gene encoding uncharacterized protein LOC143237390, whose protein sequence is MNQLRISRISVVIFALTVIVGSTKTDTEKEDNIVAATGYGGYGGDVGNGLLRTQFHEQGIQGPHSYRFGYDTADLYNPQSRYEERDGYGNVIGYYSYVDPYGKLQIVEYQAHPKFGFRAKGSFGVFPRGGH, encoded by the exons ATGAATCAACTTAGAATATCG CGTATTTCCGTGGTGATTTTTGCGTTGACGGTCATTGTAGGATCGACCAAAACAGACACAGAAAAAGAAGACAACATAGTAGCAGCTACTGGTTACGGCGGATATGGTGGTGATGTTGGCAACGGACTTCTTAGAACTCAATTTCATGAACAA GGTATCCAAGGTCCTCATTCTTACCGTTTCGGCTACGATACTGCTGATCTTTACAATCCTCAAAGCCGCTATGAAGAACGAGATGGTTACGGAAACGTCATTGGTTACTATAGTTACGTTGATCCTTACGGCAAGCTACAGATAGTGGAGTATCAGGCTCATCCCAAATTTGGCTTCCGCGCCAAAGGAAGTTTCGGAGTATTTCCACGAGGTGGACACTGA